The Crassaminicella indica genomic interval AAATTGTATTCTTTTAATAAATGTAAAAGCTTCAGTATCGTTATTTTTATTATCTACAGATACAAATATACCCGTAGGTGTTACGAAGGATTCTACATATGGAATATTGTAAGCATGACATATTCTAATAATTGTGTCTTCAACGCGATAAGTTTCTGCACCGTTTTTAAGCATAATTTCTCCAGCATAGATTGCAAGGGCAAGAATATTTTTCATAGAAGAATGCATTTTAAATCACTCCTTTTATTGAAAACAATTTCAATTATATCAGAATAAAAAAGGGCTTACAATATAGTATAAGTATGTCCTACAAATGCTGAATGTAACAATAACTATTGAAATTTGAATATAATACAAAGCTTGTAAAGTTAGTCTATAAAAATTATAATAAAAGTAGAAGGATTTTGAAAATGACGAATACATAGGGAGGGGTATTTGAAGATGAATTTTGAAAATTTAAAAGATGTAGATGTTGACGTATTTGAAGCCATTCAAAAGGAAATCAAAAGACAGCAAAACAAAATTGAGCTTATTGCATCTGAAAATTTTGTTAGTCCTGCTGTAATGGAAGCTATGGGAAGTCAGTTAACCAATAAATATGCAGAAGGATATCCTGCTAAAAGGTATTATGGAGGTTGTGAATATGTTGATGTTGTAGAAGATTTAGCAATAAATCGTTTAAAGCAACTATTTAATGCAGAACATGCAAATGTACAGCCTCATTCAGGAGCAAACGCTAATTTAGCTGTTTATTTTGCTGTATTAAATCCAGGAGATACAGTTCTAGGGATGAACCTTTCTCACGGAGGACATCTTAGTCATGGAAGTCCTGTAAATATTTCAGGAAAGTACTACAATTTTGTAGATTATGGTGTGAATAAAGAAACAGAAACGATTGATTATGATGAAGTACGAAAAGTAGCTTTGGAAACAAAACCTAAATTGATTGTTGCAGGTGCTAGTGCTTATCCAAGAACTATTGATTTTAAAAAGTTTAGAGCAATAGCAGATGAAGTAGGTGCATACTTGATGGTTGATATGGCACATATTGCAGGTCTTATAGCTGCTGGAATCCATCCAAATCCTTGTGAATATGCACATTTTGTTACGACAACAACGCATAAGACATTGAGAGGACCAAGAGGAGGAGCTATTCTTTGTAAAGAAGAATTTGCAAAAAAAATAGATAAAGCAATTTTCCCAGGAGTACAAGGTGGACCTTTAATGCACGTGATTGCTGCAAAAGCTGTTAGCTTTAAAGAAGCATTAACAGATGAATTTAATCTTTATCAGCAGCAAATTGTAAAAAATGCAAAAAAATTATCTGAAGAATTGATAAAGAGAGATTTTAGATTAGTTTCAGGAGGAACAGATAATCATTTAATATTAATAGATCTAAGAAATAAAAATATAACTGGCAAAGAGGCTGAAAGAAGATTAGATGAAGCAGGTGTAACGGTTAATAAAAATACTATTCCATATGATCAAGAGAGTCCTTTCGTAACAAGTGGTATTCGAATAGGTACACCAGCTGTAACAACAAGAGGGATGAAGGAAGAAGAAATGGTTAATATTGCAAAAATTATTGAAATGATTATAGATCAACCTGAAAAAATAGATGAGGCAAAAAACATGGTAGAAAGCTTGTGTAAAAGATTTCCATTGTATAAATAAAAGTAGACATGGATTTAGTAATACTAAACGTTATAAATATTTATCCAACTTAAATAAAACATGACGCTGTCATGTTTTATTTAATGAAAGGAAGCGTTTTATGAAAGCTTATATAAATGATATATTGGAAACCATTTTAGAATACATTGATGAGGGTGTACACGTAATAGATAATGAAAGAAAAACTATTATATATAATCGAGCGATGACTGAACTTGAGGGTATGAAAAAAGATGATGTATTGAATAAGGATTTTTTAGAAGTGTTTCCAACTCTAGATCAAAATAGCAGTACGATGTTAAAAGCATTGAATAAAGAAGAAAAAATTATCGATCATCCTCAAATATATATGAATAATCATAATCAAGAAGTAACAACTATTAATACAACAGTACCTATTTTTAGTAATAATAAGAAAATTGGTGTTCTTGAGATTGCAAAGAATATTACAAAAGTTAAGCAGTTATCAGATAAAATTATGTCTCTTCAGATGGAATTATCTAAGACAGGAAAGAAAGATATATTTAAAAATAAATTTACTTTTTCAAGCATTATAGGGAATAATAAAAAATTCATTCAAGCTATTGACTATGCAAAAAAAGCAGCTAAGTTTTCATCCAGCGTTTTAATATATGGGGAAACTGGTACAGGAAAAGAGCTAGTGGCTCAGAGTATTCATTATGGGAGTAGCAGAGCA includes:
- the glyA gene encoding serine hydroxymethyltransferase — translated: MNFENLKDVDVDVFEAIQKEIKRQQNKIELIASENFVSPAVMEAMGSQLTNKYAEGYPAKRYYGGCEYVDVVEDLAINRLKQLFNAEHANVQPHSGANANLAVYFAVLNPGDTVLGMNLSHGGHLSHGSPVNISGKYYNFVDYGVNKETETIDYDEVRKVALETKPKLIVAGASAYPRTIDFKKFRAIADEVGAYLMVDMAHIAGLIAAGIHPNPCEYAHFVTTTTHKTLRGPRGGAILCKEEFAKKIDKAIFPGVQGGPLMHVIAAKAVSFKEALTDEFNLYQQQIVKNAKKLSEELIKRDFRLVSGGTDNHLILIDLRNKNITGKEAERRLDEAGVTVNKNTIPYDQESPFVTSGIRIGTPAVTTRGMKEEEMVNIAKIIEMIIDQPEKIDEAKNMVESLCKRFPLYK